A stretch of DNA from Candidatus Bathyarchaeia archaeon:
TCCACCACATCCCTCTTTGTTAGGTTGTAATCGTTTCTCCATGTTTGAACCACAATGTCCGGCGAGTTGTAGTCCACGTAAATTGCCGGTGTTCTTTTGCATCCAAGGCTTTTTAAGGCGTTGAAGCGGTGTTCTCCATCCAATATTATGTTTGTTTTTTCGTCGACTACTATTGGATGCTTTAAGATTTTGTCTGTGGCTATTTGTTGTGTCAGTTCTTTTAGGTGTTCCGGGTCTGTTTCTTCGTGTTCGCGGAGTTTTTCTAGTTCTGCTAGGTGGATTTCTGGCATTTTAACACCGTTAAAACTTATTTAACGCCGTTAAAAATATATAAACCTACCGCCAAAAATAACTAGGGAAAAATTTGAAACCACCATGCGTAATTGTAGTTAAACACCTCCTTCCAGCCATAAGAGTGCTGGTAACTAAGGAGCTTGTAGAAAAGCACAACATGCGAAAAATTGAAGCCTCTGAAAAAATGGAGTTAACCCCGGCAGCCATAACCCAATATTTTAAGGGCGAAAGAGGATCAACTCTCACAGATGAAATAGCCCAATCTGAAGAAGCAATGAAAATGATAGAAAGGCTGGCTGAAGCCATCGCCAGAGGAGATGCAACACCAGAAAGCGTCATAGAAAAGCTCTGCGAAATATGCGCTACCATAAGATACGAGAAGGTTATCTGCAAACTTCATCAGGAGGACTTGCCAACCCTCAAAGAATGCAAGTGCACCACATGCTATCCTCCGCTAAAACCCTAAAACTGGAGAAAGAGGAGTTTTCTAAGGCTTAAGCCTTAATTCGACGTTTTAACGTTTTACAGTCACCACAGCCTTCATGCGCTCTTTCTCAATCATAACAATTTTAACTCTTGTTTTCTTCAAAAGCGCCTTTGCCATTTTTCTGGCTTCTTCCTTTGTCTGGTATGCTCCGCTGAGCTCAATCCATGGCAGTGTCTCATCAACTTTTACCCAGATGGCATACAACAGTTTTCACCATTACACTGCGAATTTAGAGGCTTGCTAATTAAAACAGTTATGAATTTTGGATATGGATTTTGTATTCGCGGAAAAATAATTAAGGGAGTTGCTCACCATTTTTAGAGGTTTGGGAGCGATATAAAAGGTGGAGTTTGAGGGCGCACTGGAAAAAGCCGCGTTGAAGGAGTGCCTATGGATGCAGAACGTCGGAGAAAGCCAAGAAGGCGAAAATGATGAGGCTAGCCAACAGCACGCTAAAAGAACGAACCAAAAATCTTCAATTGCCCAGCCGTGCCCATCAAAAATTCTACTTAAAAAAATACAACCATAAGCCAAACGTTTTCATCCACGACCGACTTTTGCCTTATTCCGCCCCTTTTCCACTGTTCGCGAGAGCTTTTGGAGGTTAGTTTATGGCTTTGAAGGCTAAACCGCGATTCGCCGAAACCCTAAAGCAGTCAGTGATGGCTTACGCCTTCAATATTTTTGGGATAGCCGCCGGAACAATAATCGCCTATAATTCTGGACTTTTTGCAGAAGCGCCATGGGCGGTTGTAATTTATCCACCAATCCTCAGCGCCCGTGGAGTTATAGGCGGCTTATTTTGTGGACGCCTAAGTACAGGCCTACACCTTGGAACTATTCAACCACGCCTTTTCAGAAACACTAAAAGTTTCTATCTACTATTCCAAGCAATTGTGATTATGACTTTTGAAGCAAGCCTCATGATGAGCCTAATTGCAGCTCTTTTAAACGGCTTTGGAGAATCTTTGCGTTTGATAAACGTTTTTATGGCTACAATGGCTTTGGCGCTGATTGTTATTTCCCCACTGACGCTGACGGTTTCCTTCATCTCCTTCAAGCATGGGCTTGACCCAGACATAATCTTATACCCAATAGAATCAACAGTGGCAGACCTCCTCATAACATCAATTTATATTACAGTGCTAGGTCTTTTCCTCACTAACAGTTTTCTTTGGGGTTATGTCTTCACTTTTATAAGTTTAGCACTGCTGTTAACCTCCGCATTCTTCCTCGTTAAAAATGCGAAGGAGCCAGAATTCATTAAAACTTTGAAAGAATCCCTATTAACACTTGTTTTAGTCTCTTTTATAGTCAATGTTGCCGGAGCCACTTTAGGCAAGGTGGAAGAACTCATACGCGGGAAAGAGCTTAGCCAAGTCTACGTTGTTTATCCAGCGTTAATTGACACTATAGGTGACGTGGGAGCTGTTGTAGGCTCAACAGCCACAACAAAACTTGCCCTTGGAACGATTAAAGCGTCATTTTCCTCCATGAAAAGCCATTTTATGGAGATTTCAGGCGCGTGGGCAGCATCATTAATAATGTATTTTGCCTATTCAGTCTTAGCCTTACTAATAACTGGCACATTTGCTCCAATAAGCCTTGCAGCTTTTACGTTTTTCCTTTTCACAATCAACATTTTCGCCGCTTCCCTAATAATTTTGGTTTCCTATTCCGTTGCCATCCTAACCTATCAAAGAGGTTTAGACCCTGACAACTTTGAGATTCCATTAGAAAGTTCCCTCGCAGATAGCATAACAACAATTTCGCTTCTTGTGGCACTTGTCTTGTGGGCTGGAGTATTAGCTTAAACA
This window harbors:
- a CDS encoding transcriptional regulator; amino-acid sequence: MKPPCVIVVKHLLPAIRVLVTKELVEKHNMRKIEASEKMELTPAAITQYFKGERGSTLTDEIAQSEEAMKMIERLAEAIARGDATPESVIEKLCEICATIRYEKVICKLHQEDLPTLKECKCTTCYPPLKP
- a CDS encoding magnesium transporter — protein: MALKAKPRFAETLKQSVMAYAFNIFGIAAGTIIAYNSGLFAEAPWAVVIYPPILSARGVIGGLFCGRLSTGLHLGTIQPRLFRNTKSFYLLFQAIVIMTFEASLMMSLIAALLNGFGESLRLINVFMATMALALIVISPLTLTVSFISFKHGLDPDIILYPIESTVADLLITSIYITVLGLFLTNSFLWGYVFTFISLALLLTSAFFLVKNAKEPEFIKTLKESLLTLVLVSFIVNVAGATLGKVEELIRGKELSQVYVVYPALIDTIGDVGAVVGSTATTKLALGTIKASFSSMKSHFMEISGAWAASLIMYFAYSVLALLITGTFAPISLAAFTFFLFTINIFAASLIILVSYSVAILTYQRGLDPDNFEIPLESSLADSITTISLLVALVLWAGVLA